A single region of the Marinobacter nanhaiticus D15-8W genome encodes:
- a CDS encoding GntR family transcriptional regulator encodes MLDIVPPTQTRADEAFDCLQTAIVKGELAPGEKIGEVELCERFNLTRGPLREALGRLESRGLLVRRPHAGFKVMAMSGDELLELYRIREVMEGLAARQAAERMTDSEIADLQALLDRHEKIVDEAQGQAYYQHEGDYDFHHRIATGSRNRKLSQMLLGDLYYMVRMYRYRLSTSAGRPHKALREHRSIADAIAQRDGELAQFLMQRHINAARLNIERKIREGELDI; translated from the coding sequence ATGCTTGATATCGTACCTCCAACCCAAACGCGTGCTGACGAAGCCTTCGATTGTCTGCAAACGGCAATCGTCAAGGGCGAGCTCGCTCCGGGTGAAAAGATCGGCGAAGTGGAACTCTGTGAGCGCTTTAACCTGACTCGTGGACCCTTGCGCGAAGCTTTGGGACGTCTGGAGTCCCGCGGTCTTCTCGTACGTCGCCCACACGCCGGCTTCAAGGTAATGGCCATGAGCGGCGACGAGCTGCTGGAGCTCTACCGTATCCGCGAGGTGATGGAGGGGCTGGCAGCCCGACAGGCGGCTGAGCGCATGACAGATAGCGAAATCGCGGACCTGCAGGCGCTACTGGACCGTCACGAGAAGATTGTTGACGAAGCGCAGGGCCAAGCCTACTACCAGCACGAAGGCGACTACGATTTCCACCACCGTATTGCCACCGGCAGCCGCAACCGTAAGTTAAGCCAGATGTTGTTGGGTGACCTCTATTATATGGTGCGTATGTATCGCTACCGTCTGAGTACGTCCGCTGGCCGTCCTCACAAGGCGTTGCGTGAGCACCGCAGCATCGCGGATGCCATCGCCCAGCGGGACGGTGAGTTGGCGCAGTTCCTGATGCAGCGCCATATCAATGCTGCACGGCTGAATATCGAGAGAAAGATCCGGGAAGGTGAGCTGGACATCTAG
- the prpB gene encoding methylisocitrate lyase, with protein MTQSLTAGARFRKALKENTPLQIVGTVNAYCAMMAEKVGHQAIYLSGGGVANASYGLPDLGMTTMNDVLEDVRRITAVTDTPLLIDIDTGWGGAFNIGRTIKEMERAGAAAVHIEDQVAQKRCGHRPNKEIVSQDEMVDRIKACVDARNDDNFFVMARTDAFQREGLEPAIERARACIEAGADGIFAEAVTELEHYRAFADALDVPLLANITEFGATPLYNCKELADAGAGMVLYPLSAFRAMNKAALTVYQNILEKGDQKDVVDMMQTRMELYDFLNYHEFEQKLDELFKQQKG; from the coding sequence ATGACCCAGTCACTGACCGCCGGGGCGCGTTTCCGCAAGGCCCTGAAAGAGAACACGCCGCTGCAGATTGTCGGCACCGTCAACGCCTACTGCGCCATGATGGCGGAGAAGGTGGGCCACCAGGCGATCTACCTATCCGGTGGTGGTGTCGCGAACGCGTCCTACGGTCTGCCGGATCTCGGTATGACCACCATGAACGATGTCCTGGAAGATGTGCGGCGGATTACTGCGGTGACCGATACACCGCTTTTGATCGACATCGATACCGGCTGGGGCGGGGCATTCAACATTGGCCGTACCATCAAGGAAATGGAACGGGCTGGCGCCGCGGCTGTGCACATTGAGGACCAGGTGGCCCAGAAGCGTTGCGGCCATCGTCCAAACAAGGAAATCGTATCCCAGGATGAGATGGTCGATCGTATCAAGGCCTGCGTTGACGCCCGTAACGACGACAACTTCTTCGTCATGGCACGTACCGATGCATTCCAGCGCGAAGGTCTGGAGCCGGCCATCGAGCGCGCCCGTGCCTGCATCGAAGCCGGCGCAGATGGCATCTTTGCCGAAGCGGTCACGGAGCTTGAGCACTACCGCGCATTTGCCGACGCGTTGGACGTACCCCTCCTGGCCAACATCACCGAGTTCGGCGCCACACCGCTCTACAATTGCAAGGAGCTGGCCGACGCTGGCGCGGGCATGGTCCTCTATCCGCTCAGCGCCTTCCGTGCCATGAACAAGGCAGCGCTCACCGTGTACCAGAATATTTTGGAGAAGGGCGACCAGAAGGACGTCGTGGATATGATGCAGACCCGCATGGAACTCTACGATTTCCTCAACTACCACGAGTTCGAACAAAAGCTCGACGAGTTGTTCAAACAGCAGAAGGGCTGA
- the prpC gene encoding bifunctional 2-methylcitrate synthase/citrate synthase translates to MAEKQLGGAGLRGQVAGQTALCTVGQSGTGLTYRGYDISDLAEYAQFEEVAYLLLRGKLPNRQELNDYTAKLRKLRALPDALKAVLEQIPKNAHPMDVMRTGCSMLGNLETEEDFSEQDDKIDRMLAVFPSIITYWYRFAHEGVRIETDGDSESIGGHFLELLHGKKPSELHERVMNVSLILYAEHEFNASTFTARVCASTLSDIHSCVTGAIGTLRGPLHGGANEAAMALIEKFKTPDEAEQGLMGMLERKEKIMGFGHAIYRESDPRNAIIKKWSEKLAKEVGDEVLYPVSVRCEDVMWREKKLFCNADFFHASAYHFMGIPTELFTPIFVMSRVSGWTAHVKEQRENNRIIRPSADYTGPAHSEWVPIDKR, encoded by the coding sequence ATGGCAGAGAAACAACTGGGTGGCGCCGGACTGCGCGGCCAGGTGGCGGGACAAACCGCCCTGTGTACCGTCGGACAAAGCGGCACTGGATTGACCTATCGTGGCTACGACATCAGCGACCTGGCTGAGTATGCCCAATTCGAGGAAGTCGCGTACCTGCTGTTGCGCGGCAAATTGCCGAACCGGCAGGAATTGAATGACTATACCGCGAAGCTGCGCAAGCTTCGCGCGTTGCCAGATGCATTAAAAGCTGTTCTGGAACAGATCCCCAAGAACGCCCATCCGATGGACGTCATGCGCACCGGCTGCTCTATGCTGGGTAACCTGGAGACCGAAGAGGACTTCAGCGAGCAGGACGACAAGATCGACCGCATGCTGGCGGTCTTCCCGAGCATCATCACCTATTGGTACCGCTTCGCCCACGAGGGTGTGCGTATCGAGACCGACGGCGACAGCGAGTCCATCGGCGGCCATTTCCTGGAACTGCTGCACGGTAAGAAGCCCAGTGAGCTGCATGAGCGGGTAATGAATGTCTCGCTGATCCTCTACGCTGAACACGAGTTTAATGCATCGACGTTTACTGCCCGGGTATGCGCGTCGACCCTGTCCGATATCCACAGCTGCGTGACGGGGGCTATTGGCACCTTGCGCGGACCGCTACATGGCGGCGCGAACGAAGCGGCCATGGCACTGATCGAGAAGTTCAAGACGCCGGATGAGGCCGAGCAGGGCCTGATGGGCATGCTGGAGCGGAAGGAAAAGATCATGGGCTTCGGTCACGCTATCTATCGCGAGTCCGATCCGCGCAACGCCATCATCAAGAAGTGGTCAGAGAAGCTGGCCAAAGAAGTGGGCGACGAGGTGCTGTATCCCGTCTCCGTGCGCTGCGAGGACGTCATGTGGCGGGAGAAGAAACTGTTCTGTAACGCCGACTTCTTCCATGCATCGGCCTATCACTTCATGGGCATCCCGACCGAACTGTTCACGCCGATCTTCGTGATGTCGAGGGTTTCAGGCTGGACCGCTCATGTGAAAGAACAGCGCGAGAACAACCGCATTATCCGCCCGAGCGCCGACTATACCGGCCCAGCCCATTCAGAATGGGTGCCGATAGATAAGCGGTAA
- the mdoH gene encoding glucans biosynthesis glucosyltransferase MdoH has translation MSETLHHSRTAKTTVDQADKRRRHAWRGVAFMRRALLILFVLGQTTVACYYLLWVLPYHGGTAVEMGLLILFALLYSWIAVGFWTAVLGFVLRLFGGDRHSLLKRHKPEELDQTPLGKTAIVMPIYHEPVHRTLSGLKAVYRDIERAGQIENFEFYILSDSRDPNVWLEEQATWHRFCEELGAEGRLFYRRRTVNLNYKSGNVADYLRRWGRRSKYMIVLDADSLVSGKTLVRMVQLMEREPQVGILQTNPTLINGQSMFARMQQFANRVYSPLFATGLAAIQMGDAAFWGHNAILRVDAFMRHCGLRKLPGFGIFGGPIMSHDFVEAAYMGRAGYEVWLEPGLGQSYEESPPSLSDELTRDERWSKGNIQHIWIMLFGRKIRFAHRMAFMNGIMAYVASPLWLTFLILTTVEAAQMALSPIDYFPEGHQGLFPLWPEWRPEWALGLALSTAVLLFFPKFLAILDALIHRQSKYFGGFLRLFVSVVIEIVVSVLLAPVRMLAHSRYVLGAVLNFSLSWAGQNRTEETTWREAFITQLPGLIVGASWSAFAWSLDPLFFLWSLPVAIPLILAAPTCVFLSRVSAGRRLRDRKLLLIPEELKSSQLLDDAEISREAEPDESPLTFFEEAVLRPRLNEMHQAFAGRHRRQVRAEVLESTVRRCLREGPEVLTRSELSHLCRDRESLAALHQEAWRARPDSYWGRRIEKLAAMD, from the coding sequence ATGTCTGAAACCTTGCATCACAGCAGAACCGCGAAGACGACCGTCGACCAGGCGGACAAGCGACGTCGTCATGCCTGGCGTGGCGTTGCCTTTATGCGTCGGGCCCTGCTTATTCTGTTCGTCCTGGGGCAGACGACTGTGGCCTGTTACTACCTCCTGTGGGTCCTGCCTTATCACGGCGGGACCGCGGTGGAGATGGGTTTGCTTATCCTGTTCGCGCTGCTGTATTCGTGGATTGCCGTAGGTTTCTGGACAGCGGTACTAGGCTTCGTGCTGCGACTGTTCGGCGGGGATCGTCATTCGCTGCTCAAGCGACACAAGCCAGAGGAGCTGGACCAGACGCCCTTGGGCAAGACAGCGATCGTGATGCCGATCTACCACGAACCGGTTCATCGAACCCTGAGTGGTCTCAAGGCGGTTTATCGGGATATCGAACGGGCCGGCCAGATCGAGAACTTCGAGTTCTATATACTCTCCGACAGTCGCGATCCGAACGTCTGGTTGGAGGAGCAGGCGACCTGGCACCGTTTCTGTGAAGAACTCGGTGCGGAAGGTCGATTGTTCTACCGCCGGCGCACGGTCAACCTGAACTACAAGAGCGGCAACGTGGCCGATTACCTGCGACGCTGGGGGCGTCGCTCCAAGTACATGATCGTGCTGGACGCCGACAGCCTTGTTAGCGGAAAAACCCTGGTGCGCATGGTGCAGTTGATGGAGCGCGAGCCTCAGGTGGGCATTCTCCAGACCAACCCAACGCTCATCAATGGCCAGTCGATGTTCGCGCGAATGCAGCAGTTCGCCAACCGCGTGTATTCGCCGTTGTTTGCCACCGGTCTTGCGGCGATCCAGATGGGCGATGCCGCTTTCTGGGGGCACAATGCGATCCTTCGTGTGGATGCCTTTATGCGCCATTGTGGACTGAGGAAGCTGCCCGGCTTCGGTATTTTCGGCGGACCGATCATGAGCCATGACTTTGTGGAGGCTGCCTACATGGGGCGGGCGGGCTACGAGGTTTGGCTTGAGCCGGGTCTGGGGCAAAGTTACGAAGAATCACCGCCGTCGCTGTCGGACGAGTTGACCCGGGACGAGCGTTGGTCGAAGGGCAATATACAGCATATCTGGATCATGCTGTTCGGCCGCAAAATCCGCTTCGCCCACCGTATGGCGTTCATGAACGGCATCATGGCCTATGTGGCTTCCCCTCTGTGGCTGACTTTTCTCATCCTTACCACGGTGGAGGCGGCGCAGATGGCGCTGTCACCGATCGACTATTTCCCTGAAGGTCATCAGGGGCTCTTCCCACTCTGGCCGGAATGGCGTCCGGAGTGGGCGCTAGGGCTTGCCTTGAGTACTGCCGTGCTGCTCTTCTTTCCGAAATTCCTGGCCATTCTGGACGCGCTTATCCACCGCCAGTCGAAGTATTTCGGTGGCTTCTTGCGGCTGTTCGTTAGCGTCGTGATCGAAATCGTCGTCTCCGTATTACTGGCGCCGGTGCGCATGTTGGCGCACAGCCGGTATGTATTGGGCGCCGTGCTGAATTTCTCGCTCAGTTGGGCGGGCCAGAACCGGACTGAAGAGACGACGTGGCGGGAGGCTTTCATTACCCAGCTCCCCGGACTGATCGTCGGGGCTTCCTGGTCGGCATTCGCCTGGAGCCTGGACCCTCTGTTCTTCCTGTGGTCGTTGCCGGTCGCCATACCGCTGATCCTGGCGGCGCCCACCTGTGTGTTCCTGAGCCGCGTCAGTGCCGGCCGGCGGTTACGTGACCGCAAGCTGCTCCTGATACCCGAAGAACTCAAATCCAGTCAACTGCTTGATGACGCGGAGATCAGTCGGGAGGCCGAGCCGGACGAGTCACCGCTGACATTTTTCGAGGAAGCTGTCCTGCGCCCCAGGCTGAACGAAATGCACCAGGCGTTTGCCGGTCGGCATCGTAGGCAGGTGCGGGCTGAGGTGCTCGAATCGACCGTCCGTCGCTGCCTGAGGGAAGGGCCAGAGGTATTGACCCGCAGCGAACTCAGTCATTTGTGCCGTGACCGTGAATCCCTCGCCGCGCTTCACCAGGAAGCCTGGCGGGCACGCCCCGACAGCTATTGGGGACGCAGAATCGAGAAGCTCGCGGCCATGGACTGA
- a CDS encoding glucan biosynthesis protein G produces MLSARLLTIPVALAITFAGNLAHAFDLADVVEMAKTRAQNAYEPPAPAPQFLRDLSYSDYQAIRFKQEASLWRQGKSRFQAELIPPGSYYTHAVKLHEVDSEGVKPITFDKTNFNYPNDAFAKRVPADLGYAGFKLTFPLYTETTQNQFLTFGGASYFRGIGRDNRFGLSARGIAVDTGLPSGEEVPSFVEFWLERPAGGSDTMRVYGLLEGPSVTGAYRFDIHPGDATRIDVTAELFFRDNVELLGLAPLTSMFYYGENTVRPAGEWRPQVHDSDGLLIHDGASGEWLWRPLINPRSLRMSYMQIGNLKGFGLMQRNTRFNQFEDMEARYDLRPSAWVDAKGDWGKGDVVLVEIPTRSETNDNIVAFWRPEQRVGGGDHRKLEYTLSFGGPSIAKQPAGHATQTFVGEGDRIGGGNVEGAFRLIVDFKGGELDKLKPDAPVVSQVTGSEGVEVIEHFVEYNEPEQAWRLSTLVRPAPEKTMSIRGFLSVEGKPLTETWTYELPVNSDLRAPEE; encoded by the coding sequence ATGCTTTCAGCGCGATTGCTGACTATTCCTGTGGCCCTGGCTATTACGTTCGCCGGCAACTTGGCCCATGCGTTCGATCTTGCAGATGTTGTAGAGATGGCCAAGACCCGGGCCCAGAATGCGTACGAACCTCCTGCTCCTGCTCCTCAGTTTCTTCGCGACCTCAGCTATAGCGATTATCAGGCTATCCGCTTCAAGCAGGAGGCAAGCCTGTGGCGCCAGGGAAAGTCCCGGTTTCAGGCGGAACTGATCCCGCCTGGCAGTTACTACACCCATGCTGTCAAATTGCATGAGGTGGACAGCGAGGGCGTCAAACCTATCACCTTCGACAAGACCAATTTCAACTACCCCAACGATGCCTTCGCCAAGCGTGTACCAGCCGATCTCGGTTATGCGGGTTTCAAGCTGACTTTCCCGCTATACACGGAAACGACCCAGAACCAGTTCCTTACCTTTGGCGGCGCCAGCTATTTCCGCGGTATCGGTCGTGATAACCGGTTTGGTCTCTCTGCGCGTGGAATTGCGGTAGATACCGGCTTGCCCTCCGGGGAAGAGGTCCCCAGCTTCGTCGAGTTCTGGCTCGAGCGTCCTGCCGGGGGCAGCGATACGATGCGTGTTTATGGGTTGCTCGAAGGACCGAGTGTGACTGGGGCCTATCGCTTCGATATCCACCCGGGCGACGCCACGCGTATCGACGTCACGGCAGAGCTGTTTTTCCGTGACAATGTGGAGTTGTTGGGCCTCGCCCCCCTGACATCCATGTTCTACTACGGTGAGAACACCGTCCGCCCGGCGGGCGAGTGGCGCCCCCAGGTCCATGATTCCGATGGCTTGCTTATCCACGATGGTGCCAGTGGCGAATGGCTCTGGCGGCCCCTGATCAATCCCCGTTCGTTGCGCATGAGCTACATGCAGATCGGCAACCTCAAAGGGTTCGGGCTGATGCAGCGCAATACCCGCTTCAATCAGTTCGAGGATATGGAAGCGCGTTATGACCTGCGGCCCAGCGCCTGGGTCGATGCCAAGGGCGATTGGGGCAAAGGCGACGTCGTACTGGTCGAGATTCCCACCCGTTCCGAAACGAACGACAACATCGTGGCTTTCTGGCGCCCGGAACAGAGGGTTGGTGGGGGTGATCACCGCAAGCTTGAATACACGCTCAGCTTCGGCGGTCCGTCGATTGCGAAGCAGCCTGCAGGCCACGCTACCCAGACATTCGTTGGCGAAGGGGACAGGATAGGTGGCGGTAACGTCGAGGGCGCCTTTCGCCTGATCGTCGATTTCAAGGGTGGGGAGCTGGATAAGCTCAAACCCGATGCGCCTGTCGTCAGTCAGGTTACCGGCAGCGAGGGCGTGGAGGTCATTGAGCATTTCGTAGAGTACAACGAGCCGGAGCAGGCGTGGCGACTGTCGACACTCGTACGCCCGGCTCCGGAAAAAACGATGAGCATACGCGGCTTCCTGAGTGTTGAGGGCAAGCCGCTGACCGAAACCTGGACCTATGAGTTGCCTGTGAACTCGGACCTGAGGGCTCCGGAAGAGTAG
- the acnD gene encoding Fe/S-dependent 2-methylisocitrate dehydratase AcnD: MNTQYRKSLPGSDLDFFDTRQAVDDIQPGAYDKLPYTSRILAEQLVRRCEPSMLSDSLKQLIERKRDLDFPWYPARVVCHDILGQTALVDLAGLRDAIAEKGGDPAKVNPVVPTQLIVDHSLAVEHAGFESDAFEKNRAIEDRRNDDRFHFINWTKTAFENVDVIPPGNGIMHQINLEKMSPVVQVRDRVAFPDTCVGTDSHTPMVDALGVISVGVGGLEAESVMLGRASMMRLPDIVGVELTGKLQPGITGTDMVLAITEFLRKERVVGAYLEFYGEGADSLTVGDRATISNMTPEYGATAAMFYIDDQTIDYLKLTGRDDDQVALVEQYAKHTGLWSDALKTAEYERVLKFDLSKVTRTLAGPSNPHAHLPTSELAQRGIAGQWEEEEGKMPDGAVIIAAITSCTNTSNPRNMIAAGLIARNANKLGLTRKPWVKSSLAPGSKTVKMYLEEASLLPELESLGFGVVAFACTTCNGMSGALDPKIQQEVIDRDLYATAVLSGNRNFDGRIHPYAKQAFLASPPLVVAYAIAGTIRFDIEKDALGHDQDGNPITLKDIWPSDEEIDAIVKQSVKPEQFRETYIPMFDVTRKAQAMVNPLYEWRPMSTYIRRPPYWEGGLAKERTLKGMRPLAVLPDNITTDHLSPSNAILPSSAAGEYLAKMGLPEEDFNSYATHRGDHLTAQRATFANPKLFNEMVQDEKGEVKQGSLARIEPEGKVTRMWEAIETYMDRKQPLIIVAGADYGQGSSRDWAAKGVRLAGVEAIVAEGFERIHRTNLIGMGVLPLEFQQGTTRKTLGIDGTETYDVIGEFKPRATLTLVINRKNGEREDVPVICRLDTQEEVSIYEAGGVLQRFAQDFLEAEAEKETA; the protein is encoded by the coding sequence ATGAATACCCAATACCGTAAATCCCTTCCCGGTTCCGACCTGGACTTCTTCGATACCCGCCAGGCGGTAGACGATATTCAGCCGGGCGCCTATGACAAGCTTCCGTATACGTCCCGCATCCTCGCCGAGCAGTTGGTGCGCCGCTGCGAGCCGTCGATGCTCAGTGACTCACTCAAGCAGCTCATTGAACGCAAACGGGACCTGGATTTTCCCTGGTATCCGGCCCGGGTGGTCTGCCACGACATTCTTGGCCAGACTGCGCTGGTCGACCTGGCGGGTTTGCGTGATGCCATTGCAGAGAAAGGCGGTGACCCGGCGAAGGTCAATCCTGTGGTGCCGACCCAGCTGATTGTCGACCACTCCCTAGCCGTTGAGCATGCTGGTTTTGAATCCGATGCGTTCGAGAAGAACCGCGCCATCGAGGACCGCCGCAACGACGACCGCTTCCACTTTATCAACTGGACCAAGACGGCGTTCGAGAATGTGGATGTGATCCCGCCCGGTAACGGCATCATGCACCAGATCAACCTGGAGAAAATGTCGCCGGTGGTTCAGGTGCGTGATCGCGTGGCTTTCCCCGACACCTGCGTGGGGACTGATTCCCATACGCCGATGGTGGATGCGCTGGGCGTGATTTCCGTTGGTGTGGGCGGTCTTGAGGCAGAGAGCGTGATGCTCGGGCGTGCATCGATGATGCGCCTGCCGGATATCGTCGGTGTGGAGCTGACAGGTAAGTTGCAGCCCGGGATCACCGGGACCGACATGGTCCTGGCGATCACCGAGTTCCTGCGTAAGGAGCGGGTGGTAGGTGCCTACCTGGAGTTCTACGGCGAAGGCGCGGACAGTCTGACCGTTGGCGACCGCGCGACGATCTCCAATATGACGCCGGAATATGGCGCCACCGCCGCAATGTTCTACATCGACGACCAGACCATCGATTACCTGAAACTGACCGGTCGTGATGACGACCAGGTGGCGCTGGTCGAACAGTATGCAAAGCATACCGGACTCTGGTCGGACGCCCTGAAGACGGCTGAATATGAGCGCGTCCTGAAGTTCGATCTGTCCAAGGTCACGCGTACCCTGGCCGGTCCGTCCAATCCTCACGCCCACCTACCGACCTCCGAACTGGCCCAGCGTGGTATTGCCGGTCAGTGGGAAGAGGAAGAGGGCAAGATGCCGGACGGCGCGGTGATCATCGCGGCGATCACCAGCTGCACGAATACCAGCAATCCGCGCAACATGATCGCCGCCGGCCTGATCGCCCGGAACGCCAACAAGCTGGGTCTGACCCGCAAGCCCTGGGTCAAGTCGTCACTGGCCCCGGGGTCCAAGACGGTCAAGATGTACCTGGAGGAAGCGAGCCTGCTGCCGGAACTGGAATCCCTCGGCTTTGGCGTTGTGGCGTTCGCCTGCACCACATGCAATGGCATGAGTGGCGCCCTGGATCCCAAGATCCAGCAGGAAGTGATTGACCGCGACCTGTATGCCACGGCTGTGCTATCGGGCAACCGCAACTTCGACGGCCGGATCCATCCGTACGCCAAACAGGCCTTCCTGGCGTCGCCGCCGCTGGTCGTGGCCTACGCCATTGCTGGCACCATCCGCTTCGATATCGAGAAGGACGCGCTGGGGCACGATCAGGATGGCAACCCGATTACCCTCAAGGACATCTGGCCCAGCGATGAGGAAATCGATGCCATCGTCAAGCAGAGCGTCAAGCCCGAACAGTTCCGGGAAACCTATATCCCGATGTTTGACGTTACCCGTAAAGCCCAGGCGATGGTCAACCCGCTGTACGAATGGCGCCCGATGAGTACGTACATCCGCCGTCCGCCGTATTGGGAAGGTGGACTGGCGAAAGAGCGCACGCTCAAGGGCATGCGTCCTCTCGCGGTGCTGCCGGATAACATCACCACCGACCACCTGTCGCCATCCAACGCTATCCTGCCGAGCAGTGCGGCCGGTGAATACCTGGCGAAGATGGGCTTGCCGGAGGAAGACTTTAACTCTTACGCAACCCATCGCGGCGATCACCTGACGGCCCAGCGCGCGACCTTTGCCAACCCGAAACTGTTCAACGAGATGGTCCAGGACGAGAAGGGCGAAGTGAAACAAGGCTCCCTGGCACGCATTGAGCCGGAAGGCAAAGTCACTCGCATGTGGGAAGCCATTGAAACCTACATGGATCGCAAGCAGCCACTGATCATCGTGGCCGGCGCGGATTACGGGCAGGGCTCGTCACGCGACTGGGCTGCCAAGGGCGTACGTCTGGCGGGTGTCGAGGCTATCGTGGCGGAAGGCTTCGAGCGTATCCACCGGACCAACCTGATCGGTATGGGTGTGCTACCGCTGGAATTCCAACAGGGCACCACGCGCAAGACTCTGGGTATCGATGGCACTGAGACCTACGATGTCATCGGCGAATTCAAACCACGCGCGACCCTGACGCTGGTAATCAACCGTAAGAACGGTGAGCGGGAGGACGTGCCCGTGATTTGCCGGTTGGATACGCAGGAAGAGGTTTCGATTTACGAGGCTGGCGGGGTATTGCAGCGTTTTGCTCAGGACTTTTTGGAGGCTGAGGCTGAAAAAGAGACTGCTTGA
- a CDS encoding glucan biosynthesis protein: protein MDRRTVMKMFAAVGVQGVPLTALFNSTLAHSRPIGEPQEFSYAWLKGRARELAAKPFESHEGEIPRSLQNISWDDYQAIQFRPEKSLWQGNDINFRAQLFHLGLFFKTPVTIHEVIDGKAQQLGYDPEYFKYEGEEPLGDLPEDLGYAGFRIQFHTNFKLDLAAFQGASYFRAVGEEMQYGMSARGLAIDTATDHEEEFPKFTAFWLEKPKPNSTKLTVYALLDSPSTTGAYVFDLYPGRNMVMDIGAALYPRKNIERIGIAPLTSMYQVGENSQRMDYDWRPEIHDSDGLSIHTGSGEWIWRPLVNPRGIRVNSFVDQNPHGFGLLQRDRSFDHYQDDGVFYEKRPSVWVEPKEDWGKGQIMLVEIPTNDETFDNIVAFWNPEKPLAPDQEHLFSYKLHWGETPPVKPYELATVQATRTGLGGVVGQKREYFSWRFAIDFAGGMLDMLGENAEVVPVITSSRGRIEITSARPLHSINGYRAMFDLVPDDSEEPIDLRLYLKLGNQPLTETWIYQYTPPPMDQRTLY from the coding sequence ATGGATAGACGTACTGTCATGAAGATGTTTGCTGCGGTTGGCGTCCAGGGAGTACCGCTGACAGCGTTGTTTAACTCCACTCTGGCGCATAGCCGACCGATTGGGGAACCCCAGGAATTCAGTTACGCATGGCTAAAGGGGCGCGCTCGCGAACTGGCCGCAAAGCCATTCGAATCGCACGAGGGAGAAATTCCGCGGTCGTTGCAAAACATCTCCTGGGATGATTACCAAGCTATCCAGTTTCGTCCTGAAAAATCGCTTTGGCAAGGTAACGATATTAACTTCAGGGCCCAGCTGTTCCATCTTGGCCTGTTTTTCAAGACGCCGGTCACCATTCATGAAGTCATCGACGGCAAAGCTCAGCAACTGGGTTACGACCCGGAATATTTCAAATACGAAGGGGAAGAGCCTCTCGGCGATTTGCCTGAAGACCTGGGTTACGCCGGCTTCCGTATCCAGTTCCATACCAATTTCAAGCTGGATCTCGCGGCCTTTCAGGGCGCGAGCTACTTCCGCGCGGTTGGCGAAGAAATGCAGTACGGCATGTCCGCCCGGGGCCTGGCAATCGATACCGCCACGGACCACGAGGAAGAGTTTCCCAAGTTCACCGCCTTCTGGCTGGAGAAGCCGAAACCCAACAGCACCAAGCTGACGGTCTATGCACTATTGGATTCTCCCAGCACCACCGGCGCTTACGTTTTCGACCTCTATCCCGGCCGCAACATGGTCATGGACATTGGCGCGGCGCTTTACCCCCGTAAAAACATCGAACGGATTGGTATAGCACCGCTCACCAGCATGTACCAGGTCGGCGAGAACAGCCAGCGGATGGATTATGACTGGCGCCCGGAGATCCATGACTCCGATGGGCTTTCCATACATACCGGTAGTGGCGAGTGGATTTGGCGGCCGCTGGTCAACCCGCGGGGAATCCGGGTTAACAGCTTCGTGGATCAGAATCCGCATGGTTTCGGTCTGCTGCAGCGAGATCGCAGTTTCGATCACTACCAGGACGACGGCGTGTTCTATGAGAAGCGCCCGAGTGTTTGGGTTGAACCCAAGGAAGATTGGGGCAAGGGCCAGATCATGCTGGTGGAGATTCCCACGAACGACGAAACGTTCGACAACATCGTCGCGTTCTGGAACCCGGAAAAGCCTTTGGCGCCTGATCAGGAGCACCTGTTCTCATATAAGCTGCACTGGGGGGAAACCCCGCCAGTGAAACCCTACGAGCTGGCCACCGTGCAAGCGACACGCACCGGTCTGGGCGGCGTCGTGGGACAGAAGCGTGAATACTTCTCCTGGCGCTTTGCCATCGACTTCGCCGGCGGCATGCTGGATATGCTGGGTGAGAATGCTGAAGTGGTGCCGGTGATCACGAGCAGCCGCGGCCGTATTGAAATCACATCTGCGCGCCCGCTGCACTCGATTAACGGCTACCGTGCCATGTTCGACCTGGTTCCGGACGATTCCGAGGAGCCCATTGACCTTAGGCTCTATCTCAAACTCGGCAACCAGCCGCTAACCGAGACCTGGATCTACCAGTACACGCCGCCGCCCATGGATCAGAGGACGTTGTATTGA